One Xiphophorus couchianus chromosome 1, X_couchianus-1.0, whole genome shotgun sequence genomic region harbors:
- the her3 gene encoding hairy-related 3: MVATSECGEKGKSGNKVSKPLMEKKRRARINQCLDELKSLLESYYSSSIRKRKLEKADILELTVKHLRSLQKIQSISAGASELPDYQLGFRNCLANVNQYLLLADHLSGSERWVMSQLSNKLCRSRRGGEASSTTDSDPSQPEAAAEEEEEAAAAAGRLRLPSANGHEGERNPTRSVIPKLRTALTVSSLAIEDTNKLFDAKQTRVLAQKAPTGNIETQSSRHPECASPRLDAGNTERHVWRPW; encoded by the exons atggtgGCAACATCAGAATGTGGTGAAAAGGGTAAATCCGGAAACAAG GTTTCAAAACCTCTCATGGAGAAGAAGCGAAGAGCGCGGATAAACCAGTGTCTGGACGAGTTGAAGTCGCTTCTGGAGAGCTACTACAGCAGCAGT ATTCGAAAGCGCAAGCTGGAGAAAGCCGACATCTTAGAGCTCACGGTGAAACATCTGAGGAGCCTCCAAAAGATTCAGAGCA TTTCCGCCGGTGCTTCTGAGCTTCCTGATTACCAGCTGGGCTTCCGGAACTGCCTGGCAAACGTCAACCAGTACCTGCTGCTGGCTGATCACCTGAGCGGCAGTGAGCGCTGGGTGATGTCGCAGCTCTCCAACAAGCTGTGTCGCTCTCGGCGGGGAGGTGAAGCGTCCAGCACCACGGACAGCGACCCGAGCCAACCTGAGGCggcggcggaggaggaggaggaggcggcggcggcggcggggaGGCTTCGGCTGCCGAGCGCAAATGGACACGAAGGAGAGAGGAACCCGACCAGATCTGTAATACCGAAACTCCGAACGGCTCTCACGGTTTCCTCTTTAGCCATCGAAGACACGAACAAGTTATTTGACGCCAAACAGACCCGTGTTTTAGCGCAGAAAGCTCCCACGGGAAACATAGAGACGCAAAGCAGCCGTCACCCTGAGTGCGCCAGTCCGCGGCTTGACGCTGGGAACACGGAGCGCCATGTGTGGCGGCCCTGGTGA
- the LOC114147838 gene encoding taste receptor type 1 member 1-like — protein MKHLLLAAVFLFETFLHASTRSTAPSSEFRLDGNFLIGGLFDIHFAWGPGRHLRPEALDCSTQCFSISSYRRFQLMRFTVEEINNSTSLLPNVTLGYEMFDHCSDTLSFPGILKLISVNGQIQPWAEPNTKLSKVIAVVGPFTSTQSLTAAPLFMVDLIPMVNYGSSTSIFSKKAKFPSFLRTVHTNSDIIEVIVTILKHFQWRWVAFLYTADDYGSDGLDLFVKRIRDTDICIAYTKDLNADINFSRLFTHIELLRIRVIIVFTAEVAAKVLIKSAIHFNVTDKVWIANDAWSLNKQLPKMEEIRNIGTVLGVAQPIVTVPGFGDFIHSAKGQSECGYAGQQLCGNQVFNCSDWSAQTILEADPSFSFPVYSAVYAIAHALHKTLQCEEEGCSNITVYPNMVLAALQKSNFTLLNHTIQFDENGDLKFGLYFLVFWNRTGDAQKFGFYQFYPTANFYINSTEIIWYTNKEVPTSLCTPECPDGYARKQTYIHRCCFTCEICPNETYINVTEDPYNCISCKETEWSDEGSTSCNLRLVEYIQFTDMGAVLILVGAGTFVGLSGAISVLFAFNYNTPVVRSAGGPMCFLILGCLTLCSISVFFYFGKPTSASCILRYLPFLLFFTVCLACFVVRSFQIVCIFKIAAKFPKLQRWWTKYHGQWLLVTGAFTAQALLLIVSFSYDSPSPYNETSWNHDRIVLFCSLNLEATSFSFVLLGLLSCLCFIFSYMGKDLPKNYNEAKAITFCLLLLILTWILFVTIYMLYHGKFIQSLNALAVLCSLYSFLLWYFLPKCYIIIFQSHKNTPQYFQCLIQNYTKTISK, from the exons ATGAAACACCTTCTTcttgctgctgtgtttctgtttgaaactTTTTTGCATGCTTCAACTCGAAGCACCGCTCCATCCTCAGAGTTTCGTCTGGATGGGAATTTTTTGATAGGTGGACTCTTTGATATTCATTTCGCCTGGGGCCCTGGTCGCCATCTCCGACCAGAAGCTCTGGACTGCTCAAC TCAGTGTTTCAGTATCTCAAGTTATCGGAGGTTTCAGTTGATGAGATTCACGGTAGAAGAAATTAACAACTCCACCAGCCTGCTTCCAAATGTGACTCTGGGCTACGAGATGTTTGACCACTGCTCAGACACGCTAAGCTTCCCAGGGATTTTAAAACTCATCTCAGTGAATGGTCAGATCCAACCTTGGGCTGagccaaacacaaaactgtCCAAGGTGATAGCAGTGGTTGGTCCTTTCACAAGCACTCAATCCCTCACTGCAGCCCCGCTTTTTATGGTGGATCTCATTCCTATG GTAAATTATGGATCCTCAACTtctattttttcaaagaaagcaAAATTCCCGTCATTCCTACGAACAGTGCATACCAACAGCGACATTATAGAGGTGATTGTCACCATTCTGAAGCACTTTCAGTGGCGCTGGGTCGCTTTCCTTTACACTGCTGATGATTATGGCAGCGACGGACTTGACTTATTCGTGAAGCGGATCAGGGACACTGACATCTGCATTGCGTACACCAAAGACCTCAACGCTGACATTAATTTTTCTAGGTTGTTCACACACATTGAGCTGCTGAGGATACGTGTAATTATTGTCTTCACAGCTGAAGTGGCTGCCAAAGTTCTCATCAAGTCAGCTATCCACTTTAACGTCACCGACAAAGTTTGGATAGCAAATGATGCATGGTCTCTGAATAAACAACTGCCTAAGATGGAAGAAATACGAAACATTGGAACTGTGCTTGGTGTGGCCCAGCCGATAGTGACAGTTCCTGGTTTTGGTGATTTCATCCATTCTGCTAAGGGCCAGAGCGAGTGTGGCTACGCTGGGCAGCAGCTGTGTGGCAATCAGGTTTTCAACTGCAGTGACTGGAGTGCACAAACTATCCTAGAGGCAGACCCGTCCTTCTCTTTTCCTGTTTATTCTGCTGTTTATGCTATCGCTCATGCACTGCACAAGACCTTACAGTGCGAAGAAGAGGGGTGTAGCAATATCACAGTGTATCCAAACATG GTTCTAGCAGCGCTCCAGAAGTCCAATTTCACTCTGCTGAACCACACCATTCAGTTTGATGAAAATGGTGACCTCAAGTTTGGACTCTATTTCCTCGTTTTCTGGAACCGTACTGGTGATGCACAGAAGTTTGGATTTTATCAATTTTATCCAACAGCTAATTTCTACATCAACAGCACCGAAATCATCTGGTACACGAATAAAGAA GTTCCCACGTCTCTTTGCACCCCAGAGTGTCCCGACGGATATGCAAGAAAGCAAACTTACATCCACAGATGCTGCTTTACCTGTGAAATCTGTCCAAATGAAACATACATCAATGTTACAG AGGATCCGTACAACTGCATCAGCTGTAAGGAGACAGAGTGGTCTGATGAAGGAAGTACATCATGCAACCTGCGGCTGGTGGAGTACATACAGTTCACAGACATGGGGGCGGTGCTGATCCTGGTTGGAGCCGGCACCTTCGTGGGCCTCAGTGGCGCTATATCTGTTCTCTTCGCCTTCAACTACAACACGCCTGTTGTCAGATCTGCTGGAGGACCGATGTGCTTCCTGATCTTAGGCTGCCTCACTCTGTGCAGTATCAGTGTGTTCTTTTACTTTGGTAAGCCCACAAGTGCTTCGTGCATCTTAAGATACTTGCCCTTTCTATTGTTCTTCACAGTTTGTCTGGCATGTTTTGTTGTGCGCTCTTTTCagattgtttgtattttcaaaatagCTGCCAAGTTCCCCAAACTCCAAAGATGGTGGACTAAATATCACGGCCAATGGCTGCTCGTCACTGGCGCATTCACAGCTCAGGCCCTGCTACTTATTGTTAGCTTTTCCTACGATTCTCCCAGCCCTTACAACGAAACGTCGTGGAACCATGACCGAATTGTGCTTTTCTGTTCTCTGAATCTAGAAGCAACCTCGTTTTCTTTCGTTTTACTCGGCCTTTTGAGCTGCCTTTGCTTCATTTTCTCCTACATGGGAAAAGACCTTCCGAAGAATTACAACGAAGCCAAAGCCATAACCTtctgcctgctgctgctgatcctCACCTGGATCTTGTTTGTTACCATTTATATGCTCTACCACGGAAAGTTCATCCAGTCTCTGAACGCTCTCGCAGTGCTCTGCAGCCTCTACTCGTTCTTGCTGTGGTATTTTCTGCCAAAATGTTACATCATTATTTTTCAGTCCCACAAAAACACACCGCAGTACTTTCAGTGTCTCATACAGAACTACACCAAAACAATCAGCAAGTAG